TTCTTATAAAGCCACCCCTAACATACAGGgcataaatgcaatttagtgATTGCTTTCGTGGCTAGGAGGGTCTGATTGAATGCTTGGTCAACAAAATCCAAACTTAAAAAGACCATAATTTTGTTTAGCTCAATAACTTTCGACGAGTTAGAGAAATTTGATGACCGAAGTccataaattgtaaaaaattattgaattatggGTATTTTGTTGCCAGCATTATAACTATAATTCTTAAAATGTCATGCATACACGACAGTAAATACAGTTTAGCCTTCCAAACACCCTTACTGTAGTTaagttataatttgaaaagtacttaatttaaatttttgcaaatacCCCCATCAtcttattattgaaaataagttgaaaaacaacattttttttttatttcacccCCTGCTTTTGAAgtgcttaaattaaattgataacaAAATGTTATAAACATCTTtctaaaaacttaaaaaacttattaataaaattataaatattaaagttgtattttttaacacTCTAGTTTAAAGGTTTTTCCAAGCATCacttatattttcaaaactcTCAATTATCAACAGtgtttaacttaaaaaaaaaaaaaaacagtgtttaacttattattgttTCTACAGCttattcatcacaaaaatcgAAAAGTACACTAAACACTCTAGTAATTTCATATAAGCAAATTtgagtaaattgcaatttatccctatatgatatataaataacaaaaaaactcttatgaaatttttttcgCAAATTATCgtctgtattttaaaaaatgaagcaaattatcttTTACGAATGATTTAGGTTGAGGGCTAATTTGCAGGATGGGTGCACATCCGATTATATTCATCGGGGAAATATTTTTGTGGTTGGTTTAACATAGAAAAGATTTGTACATCAATTGTTAAAACAAGCAAAAGTCATCACTGCAATTCAAGTAATTGGCGAACAAAGCTAGCCCAAGAAAAAGACTGTAAATTAGTGCACAGGACAACCATCAACAGCTACACCTTTAGCAGTGGGACATGAAGCCAAGTCACAGTACTCTCCATTAGAACCCCACCACGAAATGCTCACATTCTCAACACCCAGGCAGAAATACAAAACCACCCCCATAAAAGCCAGCCCTGCATCCAATGCTGCCGAGAGCACGTAATTGTACCTTTGCCACCACCTCTTCCGGTACCGGAAAACAAACAAGTTGAAGATCGTTCCAACCAGTATCCAGCTGTTGAAGTTAAGAGTTGTTGCCGGCGGCATTGCTGCTGTCGCCCCCAGAAGCACAGGCAAATTTATCAGCTTTATCCACGTCTTGCTGGGGAACGCCTTGTGCAGAAGCCACACGAATACCGGCGCCACAGCACCCCCGAGAAAGCACCAGTTGAGTGCACTGTAGTTCCCTAGGTCTCCAAAGATTCGCTTTGGTCCGACTAAACCCCAGATCACGGATGCGTCAAAGAACACGCGGTCATTCGGGCACATCCACGGACTGTTAGGAGGAAGTAACTCGTCCTGGCATATGTTGTTGACGGTCGTTAGTAGATACCATGCAATGCCAATGTTGATCGTCCCCGCGACGATGGTGCCCACCAGCTGACAGTTTGaagtaaaaatagttttaGTAGTTACCCGCTTAACATGTTCGTAAAATACATAACCATGTAATTCATTTCAGAAATATTTGTTACAAGTATCGGGTTAAATGCAACAGGTacgtgtaaaaataaataatacaccAAAAAACCcgtgaataaaagaaaaggcaacGCGACCCCTTGAACTTTTGAAGACAGGGCCTATGACCCAATGTCGACGTGGGAGGTGATGCTTTGTGCATAATAGTGTTTTTAAAGTGGTAAAACTGCAACCAACACTAGGAGTACCTGAACTATGAACATTGATCTTGGCGGAACTTTCATATAATGGCCTAGCTTAAAATCATTGAGAAAGGAGACTGCTTGGCTCATGCTGATGTAGCCATAGGTTTTGAAGCAGACGTTGGCAATCGGTCTTCCCGGATATATAATACCAATGATGTATTCTGTGATAACGTTAAGGCCCGGCGTCTGGTACCGGACACGAACTAAATCAGATACAAGAATACAAGCTGGAAATGGATGCACATATCAAAACCTAGCAGCCTACCTGATTCGTAGTCGCTGTTATTATGCTTATGGGGAGCGTAAAGATCAATGCAAGACCTGCAGAAAAAAGGAGTCCCCACCAAGGCAGTTGAACTTGGTCTTTCATGAAGATACAGAGCCCAAGCGACACGACCAAGGACAGCAAAAGCATCGCATGAAACCACCAACTTGGGATGTCTCTGTACTTCTTCATCAGTCGTGTGTGAATGTCTGGCTTTCCTTTGTGTGAAGCTCGATACCGTTGGTAAATTTCCCTGTTTTATGATTCTAAACATGTTAGAAATTATGTATGATATACACATTTACTATAATGGGAGCAGATCTTTCTCTTTGGCTGAGAAGATTTCAGCCTCAATATACAAGTGACAAAAAGCTAGGCCCTGTCTAGATTATATAAATCTTCATACTGATAAAGGGAAAGAATGAACTTAGTTTGCAGTATAGAAGTTGAATAAATGAACCTGCATAGTTTCACATAAGAGCttacaagttttttttttttttctttttaaagctggaaaaatgtgtttttgctttagaatttatacttttatctTGCTTAAAGGGGTGTTTTCAATTAAATGCTTTTCAGATTATAGTTTAAGTATGCTAAACTAATGTATTTAGAAATACAACTTTCTCTTATGCTGCTTCTAGATTAAGCTAAAAGCTAATAAGCGAGCGGAAGGTGTTTATTATTGTAGCTTAaggaattttttataaataatatatatatttcacttCTTTTTGACTTTTGTCCTAActattttttgcatatttctaaaataacatattccaataaatagttaaaatttacccATGTACCCAGGTAGTTAGCCAATTTCACAAAAAAGCTGgtaatacaataattttttaattgaaaacttctaaattaacttttttcgACTTGTAACTATTACTTCCATATGCTCCCtacttttacattttatatacttatcCAATAAAAGTAAATACTCCTAAAAAAGTATAAGTTCTTACAAACACCCTATAAGTTTCTTCCAACAATTTTTGCAACCCTTGAGTAAAAATTTGCATAGTAAGGTTTTCAATTAAACAGCCCAATTTCAgcttttttccattttgaacTTTTGGATTCAAACTCTTTCCACCTGTGTTCCCACCACAGACAGAAATTATTGCAACATCCCCTAAAGATGACATCGATCCGCTCATGTTGAAGCAAGACCAGCAACGAGGAtaacaacaaagaaatataGAACTCTGCAGGATAACAAGCAAGACTTACCTTCCATTAAACATAATCACATGAGTGAGAGTGGCCATCACCGCTGCAAAATTAAGGCCATACGACAGAGCGAAGAAGATGCTCAAGTTTATGCGCCCCTGTTGCTCGTAGGCGGGCAAGTCGATCTCAAACTTGTCGTTCACAATAGCCGATACATTATATATCTGCCCGTTACGGGTGAATAAATGCGAGGAGAATATGGGAAACGTTTTCGCATGGTAGACGTCCAGTCCCCAGTATGCGATCGGAATCATGACATACACAACAGCAAAGTATCCGACGAAAACGTTAACTATGGCAAAGAATGGAGTAATGAGAGGGCTTCCGAGAAACGATGCCACAACGGACCAGTCAAAGGTTAGAGAAGCAATACCAAGCCCTCGCATACCAGAGCCAATTTGTTGGGCTGTTACCGACTTTGGAAATATCAAGCAGAGCAAAGAAAGGTTTGATAAGGTGCTGAAGAGGTAGCCGGGGACGATGTACCACAAGAAGCTGCAGGCTAGAGCAATTAGAAAGAATCTAGCCCTCGAGTGTTTACCGCTGTCCCTCTCATGAAGGGCCCTGCAATGTTACACATAAAATGACTGATTATTTCATCCTAGCGACGAATACATTGCAGCTGAACTTTGACACTAGATTGATAACATGCCTGAATTCTATGCTCAAGGAACAAAGGATGCACAAAAGGTAAAAAGTTCTCCAAAACTACTGAGATTGggaattgttattattacaatatgaAGATTATAATACAAAACTAGATTGCACGTTGAGCTTTTTTCAAGTATAGAACGTGGTGAAAAGGCTTGTTGATGAAAAGATTACTGGATTATATATAGTCATGTTAAAAGTGAGTCAACAACACTAATTCACCAAATATTATGgtgttaaatgcaatttattcttatgatatgtgaaatgagtaaatacttaatctgaaaaaataattagcaaattattccatgtgtttcaaaaaatgaagtaaattatttcctattaatttgctatttattttttacaaggaattttttgctcatttttcatATGAGAAGGGgtgaatttcatttttcccAATATTATAAGCCATCTTTGAAGGGAAAATCTAATCCTCATATCATAGTCTTAGGTGATTATAGTGggataaatacatttttggtTCTCAAATATGATCATTAATGCGATTTGGTcttcaaaatttcactttttgttCTTTCGATTAACTTTTTCGTtaaacttaatgaaaatttcatttaaaatgaaaaaactgCTATTTTCGTCCCATTTTGTGGTATTTTTAAAGTTGTAAtccaacatatttattttttctatttttcttcaaacttcaaaaacgaataaataaaaaataattaaataaattcaacaacagattatttgaatttttattgattaatttccTATATTTAACAACATTTCTTTAAGATTATCTAGAAAACTTGTTGCTTAAATTTAAATCTCTTAGTTTATTCTCTTCTGAAATTTCAGAAAAGCAAGAGAACTATACATTGGATCACAACTTGAAAAACactagaaaatgaaagaaaaatagcaatttttctcattttaaatgaaattcccattaaaattaatgaaaaagtttatgtaaggaccaaaaatgtccaaaaagtgaaagtttgaggatcaaaattataatattaaattatttgagaacCAACATACACTTATCCCTGATTATAGTAAAAAGAAGCTTAACACTTTCCAGGTCTGTTGATGGTAGATTAAGTTGTGAATGTGAGGGGATGATGATGACTggattttcagaaaaattgaatcacaagaaaaatatatctgTTCACATCAAAGAAAGCAATTAGAAATCATCGACCGGAAAAAGGATGTATGGGTTAAATGCAATAGACCTTCCATGGAAAACCGACAATGCAACCtcctaaatttaaagaaaaagagacaAAATTACTAGACCTGCTTTCTATTCTTCTTTTCAATCAGAATAGCGTTTAACGAATCGAATCTTGGTTTACAGACAGACTTATACCCAAATTTTTAGCCACTAGAAGGGCAGTAGCGCCTTTACTCTATTCCTTCATAAATTCAGTCATGGCATTGCCTTGTACTATCAAAGTTTTCACAcagggtaaaatgcaattaacgCGAAAAGGATAGCACGTTGCTTAACAATGCACCGGTTGGGGATATTACCTGAAGAGTGAAACTTGGACAAGACTACTTGGCCACCACATTTCTGCAGGCTCCACAACATACTTCCTCAGAATTCCAGCCCATCCATATCCCAGAACCTGCTCCACCAGGATCAAATCATCACTACAAAATTAACCATAAAGAACCAAATCCAGCCCAACAAATTCTGCTGCATTCTAGATCAGGTTTGCTCCTTATTTAGCATCCTAATTATTACAAGTATATCAAGCAAATAATAACGTGTACCTCAATCACACCATAATTAATATGGAAACTTAAAATTACTAGAGGATGAAGTTTATGAActtgtttgatttcattttcagaGGATGATTTCcaattttatactattttatgGGACCAACAAAATCGGtctttttatatagaaaagtattacaaaattactaatctaaatatattttcagtttatatatatcaatcttttcaaacaaaaaattagagaaaagtattattttaatccgataaGTATGcctagttttaattttagtacgataactatgtccatttttgtttaagtccagtaacttatgaaattgcttacttttagtactctgacagattttcagacaattttacccctatgagtgcatattgactaaaatatgcctttcaaaagttgcataggggtaaaattgtccaaaaatctgccagaggactaaaagtaagcaatttcataagttactggacttaaacaaaaatggacatagttgttgaactaaaattaaaaattggcatacttagcggaaataatatttttcccaaaaaattatcacaaaaaaatgcaatacGAAACAAAAATCACTTGAAAATACGAACAAATGCAAACAATTCCTTCtaaaattgtaaatgagtaaattgcccctatgaaaaaaattagtaatttacaATATCGCATtgaagtaaattacattaaaaaaaagatagggtgataaattgctattattttttttataacggGTAATATGCTCGTTAAATTccctgaaaaatattgaaaatttaaatgaaaaattactacAAAGATACCAATatcaaaacatattttttttttcatacagAATGCAATATGCAATATTATAAAGTCAGTTGAGAAatactgaaaattaaaatcaagaacGAACAATATTAgggaaaaagaacaaaaggaaACAAAGCAAAAAAGCTCTGACCTGAGTAGTGATAACAAGAATCCAACTAGCTAAAAACGAGATATTCCTCTTATAAAACGCCTTGATGATATCAACAATCCCAACTGCATAGGCAGAGCCACCACCAAAAGCGGAACCCGCATTAGCAAATATGGAGATCAACACATGCTCCTTCATGTTAAACGGCCCAGGATTGAGCGAAAACTCCCTCGACCCGAATCCGGGCAGCCGGAACTTGGTGGTGGGCAGCACGTTGGCCATGAAACGGCCGATGGGCAGCGTCGCCACTTGCACCGATATCATGGTTATTATGAGTGGCTCCGACCTGTAACTGAAGAACGTGTTGAGAAAGGAGAGAAGCATGCAGGAAAACAACCCCAGAAACCACATACGAAATGTCCAAACAGGGAGTGTCGGATCATCTTCGTTAGGCACTGTCAGTCTGACTTGTTCTACCGGGGAgacttcttcttcatcatcaacAGCAGGTTCTTCTTTTAGGGTTCTGTCTGCTGTAGGGTTTCTTGTCAGCGCTGAGGAGCCTCTTTCCGTGTCTATTTCGAAGGAAGCCATAATAAGGTTTGGATGGACGGTTTCTGGAAAAATTGAAGAGAAAGATGCAGTTGTAATGggttcttgttttcttttttttcagtttttttcgTTTTGAATGGGATTTTTGGAAGGGTTATCGGAGGTTAGATTTGACAGAATAAAGAGGAAAACATTATTTTGGAGATTTGAGGAATCAGTTGAGATACCAAGAATTTCTCCATGCGAGGGGGGAAATAATAGGTAGAGAAACAAGATTTAGTCACGAATGAGGATTCTTTTCCGACTAGGATTCTTTTCAAACTTGGTTCTTTTACAAAAcagtcaattttatttttaatctaataatctaTACATCATAGTTTAAAAGTAGCGGTATATGTGATAATATTGGTGGCTATTGTTCCACATCGATGTCGACGTATCGCGATATTGTTGGGTGacataaaacaaatatcataatgttaaaaaaatccaaaacaaaattacaaaaagaattagtatcacaaattactatattaaataacaaacaaaaaattttatcatgtcaaacatcaataaaattaatcataaaaatgctTAAGATAAATATGGATCATGGCACTTGATGCGCGCGATTTTAGCACAAGTCCAAAATTCTTAGATCTTTGAGATGGATTTGGGCCACTTGAGTAAAAATTTCTGAGGAAAAAGCacctgcaaaacaaagaattagcactctgatgcttaagttagttttggatttaaagttatataaaaataaaaataaatgatagtaagaaattatgataaaactAAGAACTAGGCAAGAACACGATTTTAGAGCAATAGGACAGTGGCAAAAGGAAAAGTTCTCCCATCTGTCAACTGGGGGCTTTTTCGGGGGGTACCTCTATTTATAAAGGAGGAGTTCCCCTCCAATAGAAGTCCTGCCGAGGGGAATCCGTATGCTCTAGTAAGAAAGGCGGGATCCTGTAGATAAGAATCATCCTTATCCATTTCTTGAGCAACAAGTCTTCGAGTGAATGGGCTCTTACTTCGTGCAAACTACCACCTGGTAAAGAGTCCTTCAAGGTGAAGAGTTCATCCTCTTGGGGGCACCTTCCTTCCTATCATTTAGCTTTGGAGATCTCCAAAATGGGCTCCTCCTTTAGGTCAAATATGACAAAGTTGGCTTCCTTCCGCGACTGGGCTTTGGTGCAAGGAGGGGGTCCTTTGGGCTGAGCTAGATGTATCTTTTCAATGGGCTAGGCTGGATTATAGAAGGTCCCCTTCTTGGGCTGGGCGTAGTGATTCGGACGGGTTGCCTTCGCCATGGGCTAGTGGTCCTTCGCATGGGCTTGGTACTTCGTCTTGGGCCAATCTTCTTTGGGACATGCCCATCATTTAGTCCCACCCCACTCTAAGGATGATAAGTGCCCTTTTCATCCTTAGAGTAGGAAATCTTATTTGACCTGGAGGGGGGGACCCATTTTCATTCGTAAGGGAGGAAGGTATCATCTCCTTTCTCAAAATGGAAGACCCTCGTACTTCGGGAAGGGAGGATCCCCCTGTCTACGCGTCCTTTAAGTTGCTGTAGCCTCATCCTCGTTGGAAAACAGAGTAGCAGCACGAATGACATCCGTGATGATGGCCAAAAAGGCGCATCCTCAAGGTAATTGCAGCACGAATGTCTAAAGATCTCTCTGGGTAACTATCTCTTAGTGGGGTAGTTATTGAGAACGTAGGTTAAAAATGCCTGTATCAGNNNNNNNNNNNNNNNNNNNNNNNNNNNNNNNNNNNNNNNNNNNNNNNNACAATTCTTCTTCAAAGTTCCTCCTCCTTTTTCAGAGTTCTTTTGCTTTGTAAAAAGAATGTCTCCCTCTAGTACTCCGTACATTTCCTCAAGGAAATCCTTCGAGGCAATGATCCCTCAGAGGCCACTTTCAAGAGGACGGGCCGTGCCCTGCCTCATTTTGGAAGGGGCCTGAGGAGAAACCTGAGGCAGGCCACTGCTGCCGCTCGTCGCCTGATCGACAAAGATATTGACGAGGAAGAGGGGAGAAAATGAGGGGGAGGGTTCTTCCCCGGAAGAGGAGAGAGTGAGGCCCTCACCAGAGGGGGCTGAGTCACCTGAGTCCTCTTCAACGGTATCACAGGCGTGCTCTTCTGTCTCGCAGCGGAAtgtaattctaatatatttttcgccCGTGCGGCATCTTAGGTTACGTCTAACCTTCAACCAGCCTTCACACATCATCAGAGTATACCGACAGTCCATCGCTTGTCATCGACACTGAAGCTCACTAGTGCGATATATAAACGCATCTCTGCGCGGCACCGCGTGCCCTCGCGCTCGCCTATCCAGAATGGCCATACTCGTCGAGGCTCTTGGCACTCACGCTTTAGCATCTCGTACAATCTTAGAACTTGCCGACGCATTTCTcaatggcaaggagcatcctcgcTTTGCCTTGGCATTAGGGCGCTACGCATGCGCTCGCAACGCTCATCTCATGCCCAACGCTCACTCGGTGCATCTTAGACGCACGCCTTCGTCGTGGCCGCCTTCCATGCCTCGCCCGAGTAGGAATGCATCATAAGTTCGAGGCTCATTCGATATGCCGACATCCTGTCTTGATCTTGCACGGCAAGCCCGACATGCTTTCTTGCCTTTCGGCTTGGCTTCATTTAATACCCATAGTGCGGCGTCATCCCACAACCGCTCATCTTTAACCAACTGACCCCCGTAGATGGCTAGAACTTGATAGCACGTgccatgagttggatcacgaggtcCTGGAGTGCTTGCCTTGGTCACCCGTTCGCACGAGAGGTGTTGCTACTGATATCCCGCAGCCTGTGGGGCAACCTTGCGAATCACACGGAGCCTCTCGGCTGTGTTGGCATCTAACGTAGGCCATCCTAATCCTACGCTTCCCGTCAGGTTCCCATGCCCTTCGGGGACTCTAAGCACTCCTTTGAGCTGCCTAGACCCGGCTCTTGAAGACCCCCATCATGCTCCAAGAGAATGCTCATTTAGTGCAAACGTTGTCTCATGCTTCTGTCGTCGTGCACGGGGAGGGCTGTTTGGAGCTCACCACTGCATGCTCCtcttataataggcttaaaaataTGTTCTCTTGTTCCAAGAGTAGAATACTAATAGGGCCGAGGAAAGCACTTTTTCTGCATTTCCTTCAGCCGACTTCCAATTCATGTCCCGCTTGAACCGTACGTAGCCTATGATTTCCACATCATAACTATAGAGTTTCAACCCCATCCGATCATCCATGGCTGAGAAATTGCTCCAACAATACTCTGAAACTATAATCTCGCCACTACACTGGCAGACTCTGAACATCGTCGTAGTTCCCTACTGAAAACAGAACCGTATACCTCTGAAACATCTTGGAGGTGCTCCCAACACTCCAAGGATCTTGCCATAGAAACAATTCTGCAAATCTCCAAGGATAAAGAACTCTACTTCACACATTTATCTCCTGCTCGCGCGCATGGTGGCGCTTGATCATCGCCCTTATATCTCCATGGCCAAACGTCTTCGGAATGAATTCATACTTGGTGGATAACATCCCCACACATCAAGGAAGTTCCGATATAGACAATAGTAGAATTCCTAATCGATAAGAGTCTCTGCTCGAAAACCATTTGCACACCTGCGTGCTGGCCGGCATCCCCTTACCTCCTGGATGACATCCACAAGTCACTGCCAACCGTCTAGCCCAAGGTGCGGCCAGTGACACTCTCCCCCACTCGATCTGTTGACGACCTCATCAACATATACACAAAGGATTAAGGTTTATGCGGTGCCCAATACTCTCTCTCAATATCACGTGACACCAGACCAACCTCCTGCTCTTTCGAGCGCTCCAGTCGTGAAGTACCTCTTCAGCACAACATGTGATCTCCTCACAAATGGTGCCCTTGCTGCACACAATGTGATCAACTCAACCCAAGCAGAAGTCCGTGTACTCGTCGACACCCTTTCCCCAAATGGGTGTTAAGCTCCCCCACTACACATAGTGTCTCTGATGCACTCATTCAACACAGAAACTCAAAAGCGGAAGTTTGCGCCTCTCTCTGCTCTCTCTTCCCAAGGTGGTGGGTAGCACTAAACAAATAGTGCGTCAGTGCACTGTATTTCTCATTAATTTCTTGACTCGGAAGTCTGTGTATTCGTCTACATTCTCTTCCCTATGTTGCTCATGTTGGAAGTTTATGCCTCACTTGGCACTCTCTTCCCAATGTTGCCCACGAAGTCGAAAGTTTGTGCCTCGCTCTACACTCTCTTCTCGACTGTTGCTCAATCATCATTGGAAGTCTGTGCCTTtctctacactctcttcccAACTATTGCTCAACTGATACTGGAGTCTGTGTACGTTGCTTACACTCTCTTCCCAACATTCTCAACTGTTGGGTAACAACTGTGCTCCAAGTGTGTCAAATGCGCCTCTGACATCTCCGATGTCCCTCAAGATAGTGCCTCAAATATACCCGAATTGATCTGGAATGAATGAAGTGTCTGATGTTCCTCAAAACAGTGCCTCAAATACACCCGAACTGATCTGGAATGTGCGAAGTGTGGAGTTTGTGCGCACGCTTCGCACTCTCTCCCCCACTCGATGTGTTTCCGTCCTCGGCAAACACGCAAACCCGCTTCTGCAGTAGACCACACTTAAACACTTTCAAACACATAGGCCAGATGCCCAACTATCGGAACCACGCCGCTCGTGGACCGAACGTCTCTCCAAAGGGTTCTTGCTCAACCCAACACGAAAATGGGACCTTTGCGCCCAATTTGGCCGACAACCAAGCACAAGTCCTAACCCAGCCGCAAAACTCAATCTCATGTCCTGGCCCGAGCACCCACTGCAACTGCAAGGTCGGGATTCTCGCTCCCCAGCCCGCCGCAACATGTCTAACATCGACCATAAgagtaaaattttctaatccCAGCTCGTGCTCACCATGCCGCTCATGGTCCCAATGGAGCCCGATGCTCCTCATAATTCTCGACGCGGTAGTCCCCTTCGGAATCCTTAAAGCAAAGAGCCCATAGTATGGTGTGAGAATCCCCTCGAAGAACATTCTCAACTCTGCTCAAACTTGTGCTCCTGACAAGCACCCAACACATGGCTTAGTGGTCTGTTCCCACTCAAGCTTCGGACAAGTTGTCATTCTCACATAACGGATGCTTATGCCCCTTTGTTCTTGAAGCGTGTTGTCTCTCTCTAGACGCACCATCAACTACTACAATAGCACTTCATCACATTTATGAACGGCCACACACGGCTCTCATTGACAACTGCCTAGAAAGGAAGGGGTCTCAACATCCAGTCCTCGCAACCCTAAGGGTGGCTTGTCAGAACCTCAGTTGCAACTGTGCTTCTACACCTAAATAATCAGCACATCTTTCCCCGCTGGAAAGTTCTCAAACTCATGAGAAGGTGGCCGTTCATACACCACTCTCAACTCAAGGTGGTATCTCGTCCACCAAACGGACTCAACGCCTTGATCACCTCCTGACTTGCGGCAATTCCACACACATGATTGCTTCTCTCGCAATCGTGGCTCTCGTAGTCCACCCGACGCATCGGCATGTCCCCCTCTCACTTAAAGAAGCCAagatgaattttgaaaatctgaTATCATTCTGCCCAAAAAACTTTTTTGGGACCACGATTGACAACACACCCAACACATCGCGATGCTTTCTCAACTACCAATCCACAACAACGAAGTTGGACCGTAAACGCTTGCTCTCTGAAGCAGCCCAAACGCACACAAAGGGCTCTACCCAACATAATCTCTGTGGTAGACATCCCCCAAAAAGACGGTATGGTTTTGTCTCAACTGACGGTCTCAACCAATTTGCCTCTACCTGATGTAGAGCTCATATGCCAATCCAGATCTTCAACTCACGCAACTCTCCTTCGGGAGCCCGGGATTATCTGGGCTCTGATACCAATTGTCACGGGCGTACTCTTTTGTCTCATAGcagaatgtaattatcatatattttttgctcgTGCAGCGTCTCAGGTTATGCCTAACCTTCAACCAGCCTTTGCACATCATCAGAGTATACCGACAGTCCGTCGCATGTCCTCGAAACTGAAGCTCGATAGCACGACATCTCAACGCATCCCTGTCCTGCATCGTGTACCCTCGCGCTTGCCTATCCAGAATGCCCATACTCGCCGAGGCTCTAGGCACTCACGCCTTAAAGTCTCGCACACAATCTCGGAACCTGCCGACGCATTTCTCAATGGCAAGGAGCattg
This Sesamum indicum cultivar Zhongzhi No. 13 linkage group LG5, S_indicum_v1.0, whole genome shotgun sequence DNA region includes the following protein-coding sequences:
- the LOC105162212 gene encoding oligopeptide transporter 4-like, translating into MASFEIDTERGSSALTRNPTADRTLKEEPAVDDEEEVSPVEQVRLTVPNEDDPTLPVWTFRMWFLGLFSCMLLSFLNTFFSYRSEPLIITMISVQVATLPIGRFMANVLPTTKFRLPGFGSREFSLNPGPFNMKEHVLISIFANAGSAFGGGSAYAVGIVDIIKAFYKRNISFLASWILVITTQVLGYGWAGILRKYVVEPAEMWWPSSLVQVSLFRALHERDSGKHSRARFFLIALACSFLWYIVPGYLFSTLSNLSLLCLIFPKSVTAQQIGSGMRGLGIASLTFDWSVVASFLGSPLITPFFAIVNVFVGYFAVVYVMIPIAYWGLDVYHAKTFPIFSSHLFTRNGQIYNVSAIVNDKFEIDLPAYEQQGRINLSIFFALSYGLNFAAVMATLTHVIMFNGREIYQRYRASHKGKPDIHTRLMKKYRDIPSWWFHAMLLLSLVVSLGLCIFMKDQVQLPWWGLLFSAGLALIFTLPISIITATTNQTPGLNVITEYIIGIIYPGRPIANVCFKTYGYISMSQAVSFLNDFKLGHYMKVPPRSMFIVQLVGTIVAGTINIGIAWYLLTTVNNICQDELLPPNSPWMCPNDRVFFDASVIWGLVGPKRIFGDLGNYSALNWCFLGGAVAPVFVWLLHKAFPSKTWIKLINLPVLLGATAAMPPATTLNFNSWILVGTIFNLFVFRYRKRWWQRYNYVLSAALDAGLAFMGVVLYFCLGVENVSISWWGSNGEYCDLASCPTAKGVAVDGCPVH